Proteins encoded in a region of the Planococcus shixiaomingii genome:
- a CDS encoding M20 peptidase aminoacylase family protein produces MKAVVEEIKPLVEKVFAHLHSHPEISWQEVETTTYLKELLEAEGIQVETFDDSTGLVAVVGDGEPCVGLRTDIDALWQEVDGEYKANHSCGHDAHMTLAVGTLLVLKKLGIPKKGRLKVIFQPAEEKGTGALSFVEKGIVDDIDYLYGVHLRPNQEVADGYATPAIMHGSAKMLSGKIIGTDAHGARPHEGQNAIEVMALLVQAIHSIHVDPMVPHTAKLTMFQAGGESANIIPGTATFSIDVRAQTNKVMDKLFQQVTKAIESVANLSGVQIPIEIKAEIAAAEVDDTAVELMARAIEETLGKEFLVPPVVTPGGEDFHFYTLKRPSVKASMLGLGCGLAPGLHHPKMTFNQESLINGIEILARTVQHTFEQLDQRK; encoded by the coding sequence ATGAAAGCAGTTGTTGAAGAAATAAAACCGTTAGTTGAAAAAGTTTTCGCGCATTTGCATAGCCATCCGGAAATCAGTTGGCAGGAAGTAGAGACCACCACCTATTTAAAAGAACTGTTGGAAGCGGAAGGAATTCAGGTGGAGACGTTTGATGATTCCACCGGGCTTGTGGCTGTTGTAGGCGACGGGGAACCTTGCGTGGGGCTGCGCACGGATATAGACGCACTTTGGCAGGAAGTGGACGGGGAGTATAAAGCGAACCACTCCTGCGGCCATGATGCTCACATGACACTGGCTGTCGGGACGTTATTGGTATTGAAAAAACTCGGAATCCCGAAAAAAGGGCGATTGAAAGTCATCTTCCAGCCTGCAGAAGAAAAAGGGACAGGGGCGTTATCGTTTGTGGAAAAAGGAATCGTCGATGACATCGATTATTTGTACGGCGTCCATTTGCGGCCCAATCAGGAAGTTGCGGACGGATATGCCACTCCCGCCATCATGCACGGCTCGGCAAAAATGCTGAGCGGCAAAATCATCGGAACAGACGCTCACGGTGCTCGACCGCACGAGGGGCAGAACGCCATCGAAGTGATGGCGCTATTGGTTCAGGCCATTCATTCGATCCATGTTGACCCGATGGTGCCGCATACCGCCAAATTGACGATGTTCCAAGCAGGCGGGGAATCCGCCAACATCATTCCGGGAACCGCAACTTTCAGCATTGATGTCCGCGCACAAACGAATAAAGTGATGGACAAACTGTTTCAGCAAGTAACAAAAGCGATTGAATCGGTTGCAAATCTTTCTGGAGTCCAGATCCCGATTGAAATCAAAGCGGAAATCGCCGCCGCTGAAGTGGACGATACGGCAGTAGAATTGATGGCACGAGCCATTGAAGAAACACTCGGCAAAGAATTTCTGGTGCCGCCGGTCGTAACTCCTGGAGGGGAAGACTTCCATTTCTACACCTTGAAGCGGCCGTCAGTGAAAGCATCGATGCTCGGTTTGGGATGCGGACTCGCACCAGGCCTTCATCACCCGAAAATGACATTCAACCAGGAAAGCCTGATCAACGGCATTGAAATTCTGGCGCGGACGGTTCAGCACACATTTGAACAGCTCGATCAAAGGAAGTGA
- the menC gene encoding o-succinylbenzoate synthase yields MRITEVNVRKMKMMMKSPFTTSFGTFQEKEFLLVEVKDEHGNSGWGESVAFHSPWYSEETVETNLHIIRDFLVPIVLDNDIEHPDEVNELFSHLRKNNMAKSAVEGAIWDVYAKRKGIPLAQALGGTAEKIEVGISIGINENMQELIQTVGGFVKEGYKRIKVKIKPGFDVNVMRELRQQFPDVPMMADANSAYRLEDLDVLKQLDQFGLTMIEQPLASDDIIDHAKLQPHLKTPICLDESIHSLEDARKAVELGSTKIINIKIGRVGGLTEAKKIHDYCLEQKIPVWCGGMLESGIGRAHNVALTTLSNFVLPGDTAGSSRYWDEDIIVPEVTVQDGYITVPKEAGIGYAVNPEALDRITIDKWQFVKHQEPA; encoded by the coding sequence ATGAGAATTACTGAAGTGAATGTCCGTAAGATGAAAATGATGATGAAAAGCCCTTTTACGACCAGTTTCGGCACGTTCCAGGAGAAAGAGTTTCTGTTGGTGGAAGTAAAAGATGAACATGGCAATTCGGGATGGGGGGAATCGGTGGCGTTTCATTCGCCGTGGTACAGCGAAGAAACCGTTGAAACGAACTTACATATCATACGCGACTTCCTGGTGCCGATTGTCTTGGACAATGACATTGAACACCCGGATGAAGTAAATGAACTTTTCTCGCATTTGCGGAAAAATAACATGGCCAAGTCAGCGGTCGAAGGCGCGATATGGGATGTCTACGCAAAACGAAAAGGCATACCACTAGCCCAAGCACTCGGCGGAACGGCAGAGAAAATCGAAGTCGGAATCAGCATCGGCATCAATGAAAACATGCAGGAATTGATCCAGACGGTAGGCGGCTTTGTGAAGGAAGGCTACAAGCGCATCAAAGTGAAAATCAAACCGGGCTTTGATGTCAATGTCATGCGCGAGCTGCGCCAGCAATTCCCGGATGTTCCGATGATGGCCGATGCCAATTCAGCGTATCGCCTCGAGGACTTGGACGTATTGAAGCAACTGGATCAATTTGGCTTGACGATGATCGAGCAGCCGCTTGCATCGGATGATATCATCGACCATGCCAAACTTCAGCCCCACTTGAAGACGCCGATTTGCCTCGATGAAAGCATTCATTCATTAGAGGATGCGAGAAAAGCGGTCGAACTTGGCAGCACCAAAATAATCAACATCAAAATCGGCCGCGTTGGCGGATTGACAGAAGCGAAGAAAATCCACGACTACTGTCTGGAGCAGAAGATTCCGGTATGGTGCGGAGGCATGCTCGAATCCGGAATCGGCCGTGCCCATAACGTCGCCTTGACGACGCTTTCCAATTTTGTCTTGCCGGGTGACACGGCGGGCTCTTCCCGTTATTGGGATGAAGACATCATCGTTCCGGAAGTGACGGTGCAAGATGGCTACATTACAGTGCCAAAAGAAGCGGGCATCGGTTATGCCGTCAATCCCGAGGCATTGGATCGAATCACAATCGATAAATGGCAATTTGTGAAACACCAAGAGCCGGCTTGA
- a CDS encoding MurR/RpiR family transcriptional regulator — MNLKELIDTHYNELSKTQKKVAAHVLDHPRQVALKSAQELGAEISVSETTVIRFCYSLNLAGYTELQKVIREQLLNQESSLTSYRQSKVELQQKPHFMMHVMEQDQNMIAETMKGISEKDYDAAIERLSAAKKVYILGLRSSFAAASWLSYAIGLARPNVKLIRPESEDVIQTVSEMDDSTVVIVISFHRYLRETIQIAELAKKQQSFVIGITDSHLAPIRSAADVLFPIYSPNKSTLDATASLFSFMNAIVAGLIVKEKETFEKRQERYRALDSDFLFTEGAKQP; from the coding sequence ATGAACTTAAAAGAGTTGATCGATACGCATTACAATGAATTGTCAAAAACGCAGAAAAAAGTAGCGGCCCATGTGCTGGATCACCCAAGGCAAGTGGCGCTGAAGTCGGCACAGGAGTTGGGTGCGGAAATCAGTGTCAGCGAAACGACAGTAATCCGTTTTTGTTATAGCCTGAATCTGGCAGGCTACACCGAACTGCAAAAAGTGATTCGCGAGCAATTGCTGAACCAGGAAAGCAGCTTAACCTCTTATCGGCAGTCGAAAGTGGAATTGCAGCAGAAGCCGCATTTTATGATGCACGTAATGGAACAGGACCAAAATATGATTGCGGAGACGATGAAGGGGATTTCTGAAAAGGATTACGACGCAGCAATTGAGCGGTTGTCAGCAGCGAAAAAAGTTTATATTCTCGGCCTGCGTTCGTCATTTGCGGCAGCCAGTTGGCTGTCTTACGCCATCGGATTAGCAAGGCCGAACGTCAAGCTGATCCGGCCAGAATCCGAAGACGTGATTCAAACGGTAAGCGAGATGGACGACAGCACCGTAGTGATTGTCATTTCGTTTCACCGTTATTTGCGGGAAACGATTCAAATTGCCGAGTTGGCGAAGAAGCAGCAAAGTTTTGTCATTGGCATTACCGACTCGCATCTTGCCCCCATCCGTTCGGCGGCAGATGTGCTGTTTCCGATTTACTCGCCGAACAAATCGACGCTGGATGCAACGGCGTCTTTGTTTTCCTTTATGAACGCCATCGTCGCAGGTTTAATTGTAAAAGAAAAAGAGACGTTCGAAAAAAGACAAGAACGCTACCGGGCATTGGACAGCGATTTTTTATTTACTGAAGGGGCGAAGCAACCATGA
- a CDS encoding LTA synthase family protein, which translates to MEKNETVNKKPYNKYVPIFILAVVMMWMKTYLIQKTQFKLNVDGPLQEFLLFLNPLGSALLLLSLSLFFKGTRKYISLLVIYIGMSVFLYANAVYYRFFSDFLTLPTLFQTQNFGDLGGSVATLIQPTDLFFFVDVLVVGYLVFSKRVKKESRNIRTKAVIPVITMALAISFFNLALAEGDRPQLLTRGFDRNYIVKYLGMYNYALYDTVETLKSSSQRVLADSDEVTEVLNYTKSNHAAPNEEYFGKAEGMNVVYLHLESIQTFLMNYELNGEEVTPFLNSLTEEKNTMYFDNFFHQTAQGKTADAEFMLDNSLFGLSKGSAFITKGDNTYQSAPAILKDKGYTSAVFHGNNGTFWNRSEIYKSFGYDHFFDIESYTGLTEKDMAEYGVMDKPFYDQSADLLQTLPEPFYTKFIPVTHHFPYNMDQDLATIEKGTTGDPSVDNYFQTARYADEALEQFFAELEQSGLADNTMIVMYGDHYGISSNHNKAMEQVLSKEITPVENAKLQRVPLFIHVPGMEGGINHTYGGQIDLLPTVMHLLGVETQDNIQLGTDLLSEEHEELVTFRNGDYVSPEIYSLGDAFYNAETGLPIEEDQLEQAKDLQGQGNYELYLSDQVVNGDLLRFYTPEGFKPITPADYNYQNNPTLEVEEVEEVDEIKEIKKIDEIKEVEERKEAKEIE; encoded by the coding sequence ATGGAAAAAAATGAAACTGTGAATAAGAAACCTTATAACAAATATGTGCCTATTTTTATATTGGCTGTAGTCATGATGTGGATGAAGACGTATTTGATTCAGAAAACCCAATTTAAATTGAATGTCGACGGACCTCTTCAGGAGTTCCTGCTGTTCCTCAATCCACTGGGATCAGCGTTATTGCTTTTGAGCTTGTCGCTCTTTTTTAAAGGAACACGAAAATACATATCACTCCTAGTAATCTACATTGGGATGTCTGTTTTCCTATACGCGAATGCCGTTTATTACAGGTTTTTCAGTGATTTCCTTACCTTGCCGACTTTGTTCCAAACACAGAATTTCGGCGATTTAGGCGGCAGTGTGGCTACGCTAATACAGCCAACCGACCTGTTTTTCTTTGTGGACGTTTTAGTAGTGGGGTATCTCGTGTTTTCAAAAAGAGTCAAAAAAGAGTCCCGCAACATCAGAACCAAAGCAGTCATTCCAGTCATCACGATGGCGCTGGCCATTTCGTTCTTTAACCTGGCGTTAGCTGAAGGAGACCGCCCGCAATTATTGACCCGCGGGTTTGACAGAAACTACATCGTCAAATATTTGGGAATGTACAATTACGCCCTATATGACACGGTCGAAACGTTGAAGTCCTCTTCGCAGCGAGTGCTCGCTGACAGCGACGAAGTTACAGAAGTGTTGAACTATACAAAATCCAATCATGCGGCTCCGAATGAAGAATATTTCGGTAAAGCTGAAGGGATGAATGTTGTTTACCTGCATCTGGAATCGATCCAGACGTTTTTGATGAATTATGAATTGAACGGAGAAGAAGTGACGCCGTTTTTAAATTCATTGACTGAAGAGAAAAATACGATGTATTTCGATAATTTCTTCCATCAAACCGCTCAAGGCAAAACAGCGGATGCGGAATTCATGCTGGATAATTCGCTGTTCGGTTTGTCAAAAGGTTCGGCGTTTATCACTAAAGGCGACAATACGTACCAGTCAGCTCCGGCTATATTAAAAGATAAAGGCTACACATCAGCCGTGTTCCACGGCAACAATGGAACATTCTGGAACCGTTCTGAAATTTATAAGTCTTTCGGCTATGACCATTTCTTTGATATTGAATCTTATACCGGCCTGACAGAAAAAGATATGGCGGAATATGGCGTGATGGATAAGCCGTTCTATGACCAGTCGGCGGATCTCTTACAGACGCTGCCGGAACCTTTTTATACGAAGTTTATCCCAGTGACGCATCACTTCCCTTATAATATGGATCAGGACTTGGCGACAATCGAAAAAGGCACGACTGGCGATCCGAGTGTCGATAATTATTTCCAGACGGCCCGCTATGCCGATGAAGCGCTCGAGCAGTTTTTTGCGGAGCTGGAACAATCCGGTTTAGCCGATAACACCATGATTGTGATGTACGGCGACCATTACGGAATTTCAAGCAACCACAATAAGGCGATGGAACAAGTGCTTTCAAAAGAAATCACACCGGTTGAAAATGCCAAGCTGCAGCGAGTTCCGCTGTTCATCCACGTACCGGGCATGGAAGGCGGCATCAACCATACGTATGGCGGCCAGATCGATCTTTTGCCGACTGTCATGCATTTGCTTGGAGTTGAAACTCAGGATAATATCCAACTTGGTACGGACCTATTATCTGAAGAACATGAAGAATTGGTGACCTTCCGAAACGGCGATTACGTCAGTCCGGAAATTTACTCACTCGGAGATGCTTTCTATAATGCTGAAACGGGCTTACCGATTGAAGAGGACCAGCTTGAGCAAGCAAAAGACTTACAGGGTCAAGGAAATTACGAATTGTATCTGTCGGACCAAGTAGTCAATGGCGACTTGCTGAGGTTCTATACTCCAGAGGGATTCAAGCCAATCACCCCCGCTGATTACAACTACCAAAACAATCCAACTTTAGAAGTTGAAGAAG
- a CDS encoding YkvI family membrane protein, giving the protein MKSLQIGAAFIGVIVGAGFASGQEVLQFFTSFGAWGIFGSLVATALFAFLGMNLTQLGSRLQTQSHQDVIYHICGKFLGTAVDFVITFFLFGVTVVMFSGAGAIFEQQFGIPSLVGNLLMAVLVIASVLLKVEKVISLISMFTPFLLLAVIVLAVYSLANFDFAAADFEAAAESQSAPHWLLGACLYVSYNIAAGAAMMTVMGGSVKDEKVAGRGGLIGGLGLGLLILLINVSMMTQLKEIAAVPMPTLVIANNISPVMGWIMSIILIGMIYNTAVGMLYAFTAPLVKPDTVKFKLSAGIFGAVAFASSFVGFVTLVGTVYPLMGYLGFVLIGAIVFAWFRTKKVKRESKVLSY; this is encoded by the coding sequence ATGAAGAGTTTACAGATTGGTGCTGCGTTCATTGGCGTTATTGTCGGAGCTGGATTTGCGTCCGGCCAGGAAGTGTTGCAATTCTTTACGAGTTTCGGGGCATGGGGGATTTTCGGATCTCTTGTTGCAACGGCATTGTTCGCATTCCTCGGCATGAATTTGACTCAGTTGGGCAGCCGTCTTCAGACACAGTCCCACCAGGATGTCATCTATCACATCTGCGGGAAATTTCTAGGAACCGCGGTCGACTTTGTCATCACTTTCTTCCTTTTTGGCGTAACGGTCGTAATGTTTTCAGGTGCCGGAGCGATTTTTGAACAGCAATTCGGCATCCCGAGCCTGGTCGGCAATTTGCTGATGGCCGTTCTCGTTATTGCATCTGTCTTGTTGAAAGTCGAAAAAGTCATTTCCCTTATCAGTATGTTCACGCCTTTCCTTCTTTTAGCCGTCATTGTCCTTGCAGTTTATTCGCTGGCGAATTTTGATTTTGCTGCGGCCGATTTTGAAGCGGCTGCTGAAAGTCAATCAGCACCGCACTGGCTGCTTGGTGCATGTTTGTATGTTTCCTATAACATTGCCGCTGGTGCAGCAATGATGACTGTCATGGGCGGTTCGGTCAAAGATGAAAAAGTAGCAGGGCGGGGCGGTTTGATTGGCGGACTTGGCCTCGGGCTGTTGATTCTTTTGATCAACGTTTCGATGATGACGCAATTGAAAGAAATTGCGGCTGTTCCGATGCCGACACTGGTTATCGCGAATAATATCAGTCCCGTAATGGGATGGATCATGTCCATTATTCTAATCGGGATGATTTACAATACGGCAGTCGGCATGCTATATGCCTTCACAGCACCTCTTGTGAAACCGGATACGGTGAAATTCAAACTGTCCGCCGGCATTTTCGGAGCGGTGGCATTTGCTTCAAGTTTTGTCGGATTCGTCACATTGGTCGGTACAGTCTACCCATTGATGGGGTACTTAGGTTTTGTCTTGATTGGTGCAATTGTTTTCGCTTGGTTCCGGACGAAGAAAGTGAAGCGCGAAAGCAAGGTGCTCAGCTACTAG
- a CDS encoding GNAT family N-acetyltransferase, producing MEKQVTIRRLETNDDMRLIQILEREVWNMDPIPTHQTFTASKNGGILVGAFNEDKLIGYCYGFAGFNAGKAYLCSHMMGIHPDFQSAGIGRVLKEEQRKIAQDIGYDLIQWTFDPLESRNAYLNTSKLKGICSTYIENCYGDMDDGLNRGLPTDRLQIEWWISSEHVTKGWKPEQFRFEAPFSTLTSDLGHPVLEVKGEELEREAEAFEIPVPKQFQAIKKEQPELAMDWRLKIRAIFQQLFAEGYALAGVRKTEEAVQYYQFIPRQRIQLQQAERGET from the coding sequence GTGGAAAAACAAGTGACCATCCGACGGCTTGAGACGAACGACGATATGCGGCTGATCCAAATTCTTGAACGGGAAGTTTGGAATATGGACCCGATTCCAACCCATCAGACATTTACCGCTTCCAAAAACGGCGGCATACTGGTCGGTGCTTTTAATGAAGACAAATTGATTGGCTATTGTTACGGGTTTGCCGGGTTTAATGCCGGAAAAGCTTATTTGTGTTCTCATATGATGGGCATTCACCCGGACTTTCAATCCGCTGGAATCGGACGTGTTTTGAAAGAAGAGCAGCGCAAAATCGCTCAGGACATCGGCTATGATTTGATTCAATGGACGTTCGATCCGCTTGAGAGCCGCAATGCTTATTTGAACACCTCAAAGCTTAAAGGAATCTGCAGCACATATATCGAGAATTGCTATGGGGATATGGATGACGGATTGAATCGGGGGCTGCCGACAGATCGGCTCCAAATCGAATGGTGGATTTCAAGCGAGCATGTCACTAAAGGATGGAAGCCGGAGCAATTTCGCTTTGAAGCGCCTTTTAGTACATTGACTTCGGACCTTGGCCATCCGGTACTTGAAGTGAAGGGGGAGGAGCTCGAAAGAGAGGCGGAAGCTTTTGAAATCCCAGTGCCTAAGCAATTTCAGGCCATCAAAAAAGAACAGCCGGAGCTGGCAATGGACTGGCGCTTGAAAATACGCGCCATCTTCCAACAGTTATTTGCAGAAGGATACGCGCTTGCCGGTGTTCGGAAAACGGAAGAAGCGGTTCAGTACTATCAATTTATCCCGCGCCAAAGGATTCAACTACAACAAGCGGAAAGAGGAGAAACCTGA